AAGCTACTGGTTTGTAGAAATGTTGGAGAAGGCACTTCTCGGGTGGGAAAGCGAAAATTATCATGGCAAGACCCTGTTGCTTTGAGGGTTTGATTCGTCTTTCACCCTTCAGTTAAATGTGGTCAGAAAATTTTGTGTTAATGCTGAGCATTGTCAAACTTCTGTTGACATGTAGGCTTACATTATCCTTTTTGTGTAAAGAAACTTCTTATACATGCAATACATGCACACTATATGTTCATTGTTAGCAATGAGATGTGGTCCGTGTAATTCATCCTCTACATTAAATATCATATATCTTCAGCAGTTTTCTGGTCAAGCAGTGAATTTTGTGTTCTGTTTGTTGAATTCCACATTGATGGTTTGATTGTTTTTTGGAGATTCTCATCCATCGAGACGAGTTTTCCAAGCATGTTGCTTGAGAGTAGTTCTGATACCACCTTGCATTGTTGGTGGCTTCAACTGAGTTTGATGGATTTAAGTTTCTTAGAGAAAAGACCAATGGATACAGTCGTTCCATTCTGTTATGCTATCTGAAGTCCACTGGACAGACTAATCTGGTATTGGTCCTGCTCTCAAATGAACCTTCTTGAGCGTGTGTTTCGTTCCTTTACGGCTTCAGACAACTCACTTTTGCTTTTTGCTAAATGTTACGGCCTAATTGTTGAACTATTGATCCTACTTGTTCGATGGGTGTTCACCCCAAAAGTGTTACCCTATGCTGCATGCATACATCTACAAGCAACTTAGTGTAACATGAGTTCGTTGCGGTATTTACGCAAGCCAGTGGTCTTCTTTTATGTTCTGTTGAGAGTTGTAGCATTCACTTAGCTAACCTTGTATATATGTGTAATTATTTTCTTCATACTGTTAATATATTTGAGTTGGGGGACTATCGGAAATAACCTCTTTATCCTCATAAGTAGGGGTAGGGTTGCGTACACACTATCCTCCTCAGACCTCACTCGTGAAATTTGGGTATGTTCTTGTATACTTGTcaatatatataagttaaatccgTCAAAGTACACTATTCCATTTCTTTTTCCTCCTCTATACCAAAAAAAAGTAATTGAAGAACATGCTGAATTATTACCAGGACAAGTTGAGTAACCTTAAGACATTAGCAACTACATGATCAATTCAACAGAAAGAATTTGGATAAACAAACAacttaacccccccccccccaaccttCACCCcaacaaaaaaaacaataatgaaCACTTAAAACAAATCTAGAGATAATCATACCCCGTCCCTTCGGAAACATTTGATAAAATTGGAACGATACAGAGGCAATCCTGCCTTGTTTGATAAAATTGGAACAATACAAAGACCAAACTTATCAAAATTCATACAAATACTTCTCAAAAAGTGGCATATGATCAACATCTAAACACACAGCCAAACTCAAATTCTTGTCATCACTTGGACTTGGCAATATATACACTGTCCCTTCATACAATATACAAGCAGGTCCCATATGAATTGGCTTTCCCCATCCGAAATCTGAATCATGAACAGGCAACTTAGTCCAACTGTTGATATTAAGATTAGGACTAGCAAAATACGTTGGCCCTCGGATTAATTTAGATAAATCTGTGATTAATTCGAGGTAATCTATCGCGGATCTTAAGTATTCATCGTTCATTCTTGCCAACGTATCATGAATTCTTCGTGCAGTTTTCGTCAATGGTTCTGATAGAATTTCACTAGATTTGGCCATTGGTGTAGCTGTGAAGACAACATTTCCTAAATAGCCTTGTGGTAAGGGAGGAAAAAGTCTTGTCCTTCCATCTGTAGCAACATGTAACTTTGTCAATTGGTCGTCGTCTAGGGCACGTGCTTTGCACGTGCAACGCCAAATATGGGCCGCGAGGACTTCATAAGTGCTACCCTTGTGCTCGGACCTAGTCCTGAGCAGGGTTAGTTGGTCGcttgtgatcttaaacatgGCCGTGGTACTGGACTTTGGACCATTAACTTGATCGTGGACGTTATTTAGGGTTGGTGGAGGGTGATACTCGACATGTTTAAAGGCCGGGGTCAGTGGGTCCCGTGCACGGAGGAGGGACCGGTCGATGAACGGTGGGACCGCAACGGAGAGTCCACGTGTGATTTTTGACCACGTGTTGATGAAATGAATGGACGAAACACCATCAGATAATGTGTGGAAAACTCCACAACCTAAGGACACTCCGCCACACTTAAAATGAGTAACCtaataaaaaaatcacattaataacaaaattaattataactatgGTCCCAAAGGGGACAACATAGTGACTAGAAAGTTACAACACGAAACATACATTGTGAACATAAATTTGTTCAATTATATTACGACCTAAGGGTATAGTCggaaaattattaaattaccTTACTAGAAACAAGCGTATTtctcacaaaattttcatctgaaTGTGGTTAATtaaaaagcatttttccttaaTCGATGTGATAGACCACCTTGTGACTGATGTGGTTACCAGCCAAAGAATAAAATAACAGAGATTGAATGCGACTCTACCAatacaaaaacaataacaaaaacaacatgCTTAATGCATGCAACCTATACTCCTATCTTGTGAAGGTAAATAAACTGTTTTTGATAGACTCTCGGCTCaagtaaaacataataaaatcacATATATATCCAAAGGAAAATACAGTAACGTAGAAGAGAAaagtaacaaaaataataatggaAATGGAGTACCTGAAAGATGACAAGTGGAAAAGAAGAGATGTCACCACAAGTATCAACACTAGGAATAAGTTTCTTCATCTCCAAATTTGGAacaaaatcaccaaaatcatcaataaaagtatcATCACTTTGAGCTTCAACAAATAATACCCCTTCTCCATTAcaatttatttcaattatttttccgTCTTCATTATTATCCTTAGCCAATATTAATCTTCCAGCCATTGGATAAAATGAAACTAAAACATTGCTTAAAGCCtctttcataatttttgaatcAAAGAAATTAGTATTATTTTGGGATATTAATCCATTATTAGGCTTGTAGAAATAAACAGTCAAAAGATGGATTCTTCCAACTATTAAATCAAGATTTGAATTCCATAGAATCTTTGAAGGAGTTGGCTTTGATGGTTTCACCATTATTGATTCTATAATGTtgatcttcatcttcttcattttccaaaaaaaaaagataaatataagaATAAGAGGGAATAAGATGAATCTTTGGGTCTTGGAGGAGGAACATTTATAGCCTGAATTAcactatattaattatgtctACTActccttttcaatttcattGAAGGTGTTTGATTAATacgattctttttttttgtaaatagagatatttgaaaattattgttTAACAAATATCTTAGATAATcattcaataataatatatcaaatGTAATTTTATAAGTAGTCTGAAAAGGATGGTGTATATGTAGTCTTACCTTACCTTGAGAAAGTGAAAAGGTAAAACAATGTCGATAAGGAACTAGACAACGCTTAACTACCTATTAACCTTCTATACTGATCCCTAATTTCCATATCTTCTTATCTAGTATCACATTTTCGATAACTTGTAGGTGCATCATGTCCTATTTAATAAATCCTAGACATTTATATAGTCAtaaattcatcttatttagattaaaataaaaattataaagttaaattatttctaaatataaaaatatatcatttttccagaacaaaataataataaaaatatatcacataaattagaataaataaatttcaTTCCTCTAGTTTGATGATCTACAACTATTACTACATAAGATGTGCTCCATAGAGGGACAACGTTGGAGAAGTTAGAACCACATGAACATGAATCACCACCTAACTATTATGAGATCACCTACTCACTCCACACTCCACAGTATCCa
This sequence is a window from Solanum dulcamara chromosome 10, daSolDulc1.2, whole genome shotgun sequence. Protein-coding genes within it:
- the LOC129870545 gene encoding hydroxycinnamoyltransferase-like yields the protein MKKMKINIIESIMVKPSKPTPSKILWNSNLDLIVGRIHLLTVYFYKPNNGLISQNNTNFFDSKIMKEALSNVLVSFYPMAGRLILAKDNNEDGKIIEINCNGEGVLFVEAQSDDTFIDDFGDFVPNLEMKKLIPSVDTCGDISSFPLVIFQVTHFKCGGVSLGCGVFHTLSDGVSSIHFINTWSKITRGLSVAVPPFIDRSLLRARDPLTPAFKHVEYHPPPTLNNVHDQVNGPKSSTTAMFKITSDQLTLLRTRSEHKGSTYEVLAAHIWRCTCKARALDDDQLTKLHVATDGRTRLFPPLPQGYLGNVVFTATPMAKSSEILSEPLTKTARRIHDTLARMNDEYLRSAIDYLELITDLSKLIRGPTYFASPNLNINSWTKLPVHDSDFGWGKPIHMGPACILYEGTVYILPSPSDDKNLSLAVCLDVDHMPLFEKYLYEF